A stretch of the Bacillus anthracis str. Vollum genome encodes the following:
- a CDS encoding HPP family protein encodes MNAVISKKETIISYTIAILFTLAMVTAGVLLNDPEVILPEIAAMAIALWAYRESGWLRQPEKIFVAPSITALIGFAVNQMDLAYIGKVSVTLVLMMLFLRVIQSNLAPSIATGLLPLVTNATEWSFVISVFALTFILMIGVLIFKLNNGIKRKVHIQYKYMTVFLILNFVWISLCWITGYEQLAVIPPILVVVYESLQKPMYNEKMAFKQILVLTTSATVGTLLYFAIDSWIVVTFLNMILMLILLKIVGVRIPAAYAFPLLPLVFPDEMIKMLPVGSFVAGVFLFGAVLLYKKWEMKQKGMQKS; translated from the coding sequence ATGAATGCAGTAATTTCAAAAAAAGAAACAATCATCTCATATACGATTGCTATTTTATTTACTTTAGCTATGGTAACAGCCGGTGTGTTATTAAATGATCCGGAAGTCATTTTGCCGGAAATAGCAGCTATGGCAATTGCTTTATGGGCGTATCGTGAGTCAGGGTGGTTAAGACAACCAGAAAAAATCTTTGTTGCACCGTCAATAACAGCTTTGATTGGTTTTGCAGTGAATCAGATGGATTTAGCCTATATAGGAAAAGTTAGCGTAACACTTGTATTAATGATGCTGTTTTTACGTGTAATTCAATCTAACTTAGCGCCGTCCATTGCGACTGGTTTATTACCTTTAGTAACAAACGCGACAGAATGGTCGTTTGTGATCTCGGTATTCGCTTTAACATTTATTTTAATGATTGGTGTTCTTATATTTAAATTGAACAACGGTATAAAGCGAAAAGTGCACATACAGTATAAATATATGACTGTATTTCTAATACTCAATTTTGTATGGATCAGTTTATGTTGGATAACTGGTTATGAACAATTAGCAGTTATCCCACCAATATTAGTTGTTGTATATGAATCACTTCAAAAGCCGATGTACAATGAAAAAATGGCTTTTAAGCAAATATTAGTATTAACTACATCTGCAACTGTTGGGACGTTATTGTACTTTGCGATTGATTCATGGATTGTAGTCACTTTCTTAAATATGATATTAATGCTTATTTTATTAAAAATCGTTGGAGTACGTATACCAGCAGCGTATGCATTTCCACTATTGCCGCTCGTATTTCCAGATGAAATGATAAAGATGTTACCAGTAGGTTCATTTGTTGCGGGAGTATTTTTATTTGGTGCAGTACTACTGTATAAAAAGTGGGAGATGAAGCAAAAGGGCATGCAGAAGAGTTAA
- a CDS encoding membrane protein — MFAYTLTALMLCCISIIITSYISKRSGTLMEYMVFIMSFSMSIGLSIGFYLGILFKGELLYSTLLAILISGFIGFFIGLRFHLYTALEGMFSGLMASMMGAMITEMLNAQQAHSILFISLLLTITITMSCIIQLLSESFSAVIQRRFLLLLSIGVVIILTIFVTFPEHIPPTSSTEEQHKH; from the coding sequence ATGTTTGCTTATACATTAACTGCCTTAATGCTTTGCTGTATCTCAATTATTATTACATCATATATTTCGAAACGTAGTGGTACCCTAATGGAGTATATGGTATTTATTATGTCTTTTAGTATGAGTATCGGTTTAAGTATAGGTTTTTATTTAGGTATTCTATTTAAAGGAGAATTGCTATATTCTACTTTGCTTGCTATTTTAATTAGTGGATTTATCGGCTTTTTTATCGGTCTACGTTTTCATCTGTACACTGCTTTAGAAGGAATGTTCTCTGGATTAATGGCAAGTATGATGGGAGCAATGATTACAGAAATGCTAAACGCTCAACAAGCTCATAGTATACTGTTCATTAGTCTTTTACTTACTATAACGATAACTATGTCATGTATCATTCAGCTTTTATCAGAAAGTTTTTCTGCTGTTATTCAGCGACGTTTTTTATTATTACTTTCAATTGGGGTAGTAATTATTCTAACTATATTTGTAACATTCCCAGAGCATATCCCGCCAACCTCTTCTACAGAGGAGCAACATAAACATTAG
- a CDS encoding aminopeptidase P family protein, with protein sequence MKSKFFAQNRERLVNTLPDESITILFAGQAPHMSADAHYKFVPNRNFYYVTGIDEPNVIFMLKKFGNSVEETLFIEKSDPVMEKWVGKTVSNEEAEKISGIKKVIYLDSFEKTMSNIFFTENVKHLYLDLECREWKGTETKTLAFAKHVREQYPHVTIGNVYPNICELRVFKTDEEIEIIKEAIAVTKDGIYNVLKHAKADMMEYELEAQFDFTLKSSGIKHHAFNTILASGKNATVLHYEDNDAQIQNGDLVLLDLGAQKDYYNADISYTFPANGTFSSRQKQIYNIVLNALKETTEIIKPGLKFAALNEHAKKVLAEGCKAVGLIQEDEELSKYYYHGVSHFLGLDTHDVGTYKDRVLEEGMVITIEPGLYIEEESIGIRIEDDILVTKDGHENLSKDIIREVEEIEEFMRENNVNVKQDEVVTK encoded by the coding sequence ATGAAATCAAAATTTTTTGCTCAAAATAGAGAACGACTAGTAAACACATTACCAGATGAATCTATTACTATTTTATTTGCTGGACAAGCACCTCATATGTCAGCGGATGCACATTATAAATTTGTGCCGAATCGAAATTTTTACTATGTAACAGGAATCGATGAACCAAATGTTATTTTCATGTTGAAGAAGTTTGGAAATAGTGTTGAAGAAACACTTTTCATTGAAAAGTCAGATCCAGTAATGGAAAAATGGGTCGGTAAAACAGTTTCTAACGAAGAAGCAGAGAAAATTTCAGGTATAAAAAAAGTTATATATTTAGATAGCTTTGAAAAAACAATGTCAAATATATTTTTTACAGAAAATGTGAAACATCTATATTTAGATTTAGAGTGTCGTGAGTGGAAAGGTACGGAGACAAAAACATTAGCATTTGCTAAACATGTAAGAGAACAATATCCACACGTAACAATTGGTAATGTATATCCGAACATTTGTGAATTGCGAGTATTTAAAACAGATGAAGAGATTGAAATTATTAAAGAAGCAATTGCTGTAACGAAAGACGGTATTTACAACGTACTTAAGCATGCAAAAGCAGACATGATGGAATATGAATTAGAAGCTCAGTTTGATTTCACACTGAAGTCATCTGGCATTAAGCATCATGCGTTCAATACAATTTTGGCAAGTGGGAAAAATGCTACAGTTCTTCATTATGAAGATAATGATGCACAAATTCAAAATGGTGATTTAGTATTACTAGATTTAGGCGCTCAAAAAGACTACTATAACGCTGATATTAGTTATACATTCCCGGCAAATGGAACATTCTCTAGTCGCCAAAAACAAATTTATAATATTGTATTAAATGCATTAAAAGAAACAACAGAGATTATTAAGCCAGGTTTGAAGTTCGCTGCATTAAATGAACATGCTAAAAAAGTACTCGCAGAAGGGTGTAAAGCAGTTGGCTTAATTCAAGAAGATGAGGAACTGTCTAAATATTATTATCATGGAGTCAGCCATTTTCTTGGTTTAGATACGCATGATGTAGGTACATACAAAGATAGAGTTTTAGAAGAAGGTATGGTTATTACAATTGAACCTGGTCTTTATATTGAAGAAGAATCAATTGGCATTCGTATTGAAGATGATATTCTTGTAACGAAAGACGGACATGAAAACTTGTCAAAAGATATCATTAGAGAAGTTGAAGAGATTGAAGAGTTTATGAGAGAAAATAATGTGAATGTAAAACAAGATGAGGTTGTTACGAAATAA
- a CDS encoding F510_1955 family glycosylhydrolase, translating into MKHYVATAIAITSLLIISGCSSNVETTTVKKETMQSQQKNTETVNTTPQNFYKDITSGKIEHIHGIGYVGNVPWVSIATHSGIKVYQNGKWLETATQLHDYMGFQATKNGFFASGHPEPGANLKNPLGLMKSSDGGNTLEKLAFYGESDFHNLAVGYNTEAIYLYNERPNSKLQQGFYFSTNNGQDWKNSKLKGLSSTVHSFSVHPDQSSVVAVSTKDGVYLSTDYGNTFELFSKSLESTAVTLSNEDVIYAPINTQIVTKKSIATNEETNIQIPLLDSKDAIMYISQNPQNAAEIVFATMKANVFLSTDEGKTWKQLTKEGTLQFN; encoded by the coding sequence TTGAAGCATTATGTGGCAACAGCGATAGCAATTACTTCTTTATTAATCATTTCAGGATGTTCTAGCAACGTCGAAACAACAACAGTAAAGAAAGAAACGATGCAATCTCAGCAAAAAAATACAGAAACAGTAAATACGACTCCGCAAAACTTCTATAAAGACATCACATCTGGAAAAATCGAACACATTCACGGAATTGGCTATGTAGGAAATGTGCCGTGGGTTTCTATCGCCACTCACAGTGGTATAAAAGTTTATCAAAATGGAAAATGGTTAGAAACTGCTACACAGCTACACGATTATATGGGCTTTCAAGCAACGAAAAATGGATTTTTTGCCAGCGGTCATCCTGAACCAGGTGCAAATTTAAAGAACCCTTTAGGATTAATGAAAAGTTCTGATGGCGGTAATACCCTTGAAAAGCTAGCATTTTACGGAGAATCTGATTTTCATAACCTCGCTGTCGGGTATAATACGGAAGCAATTTATTTATACAATGAGCGTCCAAATTCTAAATTACAACAAGGTTTTTATTTCAGTACAAACAACGGACAAGATTGGAAAAATAGTAAGTTAAAAGGTCTTTCAAGTACGGTTCATTCCTTTTCCGTACATCCGGATCAATCTAGTGTAGTGGCGGTAAGTACTAAAGACGGTGTATATTTATCTACGGATTATGGAAATACGTTTGAATTATTCTCTAAATCACTTGAATCGACCGCAGTTACATTAAGTAATGAAGATGTTATTTACGCCCCTATCAATACGCAAATCGTAACGAAGAAATCAATTGCAACAAATGAAGAGACAAACATACAAATTCCACTTTTAGATTCTAAAGATGCAATTATGTATATATCGCAAAATCCTCAAAATGCAGCTGAAATCGTATTTGCTACAATGAAAGCAAATGTGTTCCTCTCTACAGATGAGGGTAAAACGTGGAAGCAACTTACTAAAGAGGGCACATTACAATTTAATTAG
- a CDS encoding sulfite exporter TauE/SafE family protein yields MFSTISEWSYQLMSPLIDVANATKSVPLLFAFLLGIVGTLAPCQLTGNISAITLYGNQSLQKRYAWKHILLFILGKIIAFTTLGLLVWFLGKEIQQILTLYFPWLRKMMGPLLILMGLLLSGIIKGRYFFSIKFIQNQNEVGSFLLGFFFSLAFCPTMFVLFFGTLIPLSLSYTYGYLFPSFFSVGTALPIVIFMFIISYLGLNGALLKKSRKIGKSIQRIAGILLILIGLYDAALYW; encoded by the coding sequence GTGTTTTCAACAATTAGTGAATGGAGCTATCAACTCATGTCTCCTTTAATAGATGTCGCGAATGCTACGAAATCAGTACCTCTTTTATTTGCATTTTTATTAGGCATTGTAGGTACACTTGCTCCTTGCCAATTAACAGGAAACATTAGTGCTATTACACTTTATGGAAATCAATCTTTACAAAAGAGATATGCATGGAAACATATACTGTTATTCATTTTAGGAAAAATAATAGCTTTTACTACACTTGGATTATTAGTATGGTTTTTAGGAAAAGAGATTCAGCAAATATTGACTTTGTATTTCCCATGGTTACGAAAAATGATGGGACCTTTATTAATTTTAATGGGGTTACTGTTGTCAGGTATTATAAAAGGAAGATATTTCTTCTCGATCAAATTTATACAAAACCAAAATGAAGTTGGTTCATTTTTACTCGGATTCTTCTTTTCCTTAGCTTTCTGTCCGACTATGTTCGTTCTATTTTTTGGAACGTTAATCCCTTTATCTTTATCATATACGTACGGGTACTTGTTTCCGTCATTCTTTTCGGTAGGGACGGCTCTCCCTATCGTTATATTCATGTTTATCATCTCCTATCTTGGATTAAATGGAGCACTACTTAAAAAGAGTCGAAAAATAGGAAAAAGCATTCAACGTATAGCCGGTATCCTACTCATTTTAATCGGGCTTTATGATGCTGCTCTTTATTGGTAG
- the topB gene encoding DNA topoisomerase III → MKLIIAEKPDQGLALVSQFKYRRKDGYLEVEANELFPNGAYCTWAIGHLTQLCNPEHYHAEWKKWSLDTLPMIPERFQFEVTKSKYKQFNVVKQLLHNPQVTEIIHAGDAGREGELIVRNIINLCNVQKPMKRLWISSLTKQAIYQGFKNLLDESDTINTYYEAYTRSCADWVVGMNASRVFSILLKKKGMNDVFSAGRVQTPTLALIVKREKEIENFKSEPFWEVFATFNIEGKKYDGKWEKDNESRLQDPDMANKIAAFCQGKPAVVKEMKTERKEFQPPLLFNLSSLQATANKAFKFSPKKTLDITQALYQKGIVSYPRSDSNYVTQGEAATFPDILQKLSQFDEYKGLLPAPVESIMNNKRYVNEKKVTDHYAIIPTEQVTNPSRLSGDEKKIYDMIVRRLIAAHYEVAIFDYTTIVTLVDERAEFISKGKQQIQEGWRKVIFQDDKDDETILPIVAEGEEGKVVKVKVKEGKTQPPKRYTEGQLITLMKTAGKYLENEELEKVLKKTEGLGTEATRAGIITMLKDRKYIDVKKNQVYATDKGKVLITAIGDKILASPEMTAKWEQRLAEIGEGTASPATFMEQTKKLSAKIIEDAVEMSEKWDFTGLHVESIERKGSKFTTGKKVGSCKKCDGDVIDKSTFYGCSNYNTTQCDFTISKKILSKTISQKNMTKLLKGEKTDLIKGFKKGEKTFDAKLEWKDNKINFVFEN, encoded by the coding sequence ATGAAATTAATTATTGCCGAGAAACCAGATCAAGGTTTGGCTCTTGTTTCACAATTTAAATATCGCCGGAAAGATGGATATTTAGAAGTAGAAGCGAATGAGTTATTTCCAAATGGAGCGTACTGTACATGGGCAATTGGTCATTTGACGCAGTTATGTAATCCAGAACATTATCATGCAGAGTGGAAAAAATGGTCACTTGATACGTTACCGATGATTCCAGAGCGTTTTCAATTTGAAGTAACAAAGTCGAAGTATAAGCAATTTAATGTAGTGAAACAGCTGTTACATAATCCACAGGTAACAGAAATTATTCACGCGGGCGATGCTGGGCGTGAAGGGGAATTGATTGTACGAAATATTATTAACCTTTGCAACGTGCAAAAGCCGATGAAACGTCTTTGGATTTCATCTTTAACGAAACAAGCTATTTATCAAGGCTTTAAAAACTTACTCGATGAATCAGATACAATCAATACGTATTACGAAGCATATACAAGGTCGTGTGCGGACTGGGTCGTTGGGATGAATGCATCGCGTGTGTTTAGTATTTTGCTAAAGAAAAAAGGAATGAACGATGTATTTTCAGCGGGTCGTGTACAAACACCGACACTCGCGTTAATCGTAAAGCGTGAGAAAGAAATTGAAAACTTTAAGTCAGAGCCGTTTTGGGAAGTGTTCGCAACCTTTAATATAGAAGGAAAGAAATATGATGGGAAATGGGAAAAGGACAATGAATCCCGCTTACAAGACCCTGATATGGCAAATAAAATTGCGGCATTTTGCCAAGGAAAACCGGCGGTAGTAAAGGAAATGAAAACGGAGCGTAAAGAGTTTCAGCCTCCGCTTTTATTTAACTTATCATCACTACAAGCAACGGCAAATAAAGCATTTAAATTCTCACCGAAAAAGACGCTTGATATAACGCAAGCACTATATCAAAAAGGAATTGTTTCTTATCCACGTTCAGATTCCAACTATGTTACACAAGGTGAAGCGGCAACATTTCCTGATATTTTACAGAAGTTAAGTCAGTTTGATGAATATAAAGGTTTATTACCAGCTCCGGTTGAATCGATTATGAATAATAAGCGTTATGTGAATGAAAAGAAAGTAACAGATCACTACGCCATTATTCCGACAGAGCAAGTTACAAACCCAAGCAGATTATCAGGTGATGAAAAGAAAATTTACGATATGATCGTAAGAAGACTTATAGCAGCTCACTATGAAGTTGCAATCTTTGACTATACAACGATTGTAACGCTTGTAGATGAACGTGCTGAATTCATTTCAAAAGGAAAACAGCAAATTCAAGAAGGATGGCGTAAAGTTATTTTCCAAGACGATAAAGATGACGAAACTATTCTTCCAATTGTAGCTGAAGGTGAAGAAGGAAAAGTTGTAAAGGTGAAAGTGAAAGAAGGAAAAACACAACCACCGAAGCGTTATACAGAAGGACAACTTATTACGTTAATGAAAACAGCTGGTAAGTATTTAGAGAATGAAGAGCTGGAGAAAGTATTAAAGAAAACAGAAGGTTTAGGTACGGAAGCGACTCGTGCAGGTATTATTACGATGCTAAAAGACCGTAAATATATAGATGTGAAAAAAAACCAAGTGTATGCGACTGATAAAGGAAAAGTATTAATTACCGCAATCGGTGACAAAATACTAGCTTCACCAGAAATGACCGCAAAATGGGAGCAACGTCTTGCGGAAATTGGGGAAGGCACAGCATCACCAGCAACTTTTATGGAACAAACGAAAAAGTTATCAGCTAAAATTATTGAAGATGCGGTTGAAATGTCTGAGAAGTGGGATTTCACCGGATTACATGTTGAATCGATTGAGCGAAAAGGATCGAAATTTACAACGGGTAAAAAGGTTGGTAGCTGTAAAAAATGTGATGGCGATGTAATTGATAAGTCAACGTTTTACGGCTGTTCTAATTACAACACGACACAATGTGACTTTACCATCTCGAAGAAGATATTAAGTAAAACAATTTCGCAAAAGAATATGACAAAACTCTTAAAAGGTGAAAAGACTGATTTAATTAAAGGCTTTAAAAAGGGCGAGAAAACATTTGATGCGAAGTTAGAGTGGAAAGATAATAAGATTAATTTTGTGTTTGAGAATTAA
- a CDS encoding DUF4153 domain-containing protein, with protein sequence MNNHNLIIENIDNPHELERMYRKDPKAFKKSFSQAWVQKPDSQVLGAWYERLHFKETANTEKKSLFQKGFLFMGMLAILAGISTRIIFYFVEQEVIAPINLAFGVIPFIVAYFVYHNTPKKSIIYSLIALFLISGIYLNTLPLNYKDSIILAYLHLPIFLWILSGLAFTGNEYSKGSTRLAYIKFNLEYALLYASMAVSGMILAVFTMRLFSFVDLDIGEFYFSNVVLFGAAALAIVAAYLVSMNLKLAKNITPYISKIFSPLVLITLLIYLITVIWVGKNPFLDRNFLMAFNGILLGVLAVTIFSIVESDSDEKKNISDYINFALIVLALIIDTVALSAIVFRLSSYGITPNRLAVLGVNILIWANLIWIMFSYMRFLQNKSGPTAIQDAVTKYLPIYGLWAAFVIFTFPIIFN encoded by the coding sequence ATGAACAATCACAATTTGATTATTGAAAATATTGACAACCCTCATGAGTTGGAGAGAATGTATAGAAAAGACCCGAAAGCTTTTAAAAAATCATTCTCACAAGCATGGGTTCAAAAACCTGATTCTCAGGTTCTAGGTGCTTGGTATGAAAGGTTACATTTCAAGGAGACGGCAAATACGGAAAAAAAGTCGTTGTTTCAAAAAGGTTTCTTATTTATGGGCATGTTAGCTATTCTGGCCGGGATAAGCACCAGGATCATTTTCTACTTTGTCGAACAAGAAGTAATTGCTCCAATTAACCTAGCTTTTGGTGTAATTCCCTTTATTGTCGCTTATTTTGTCTACCATAATACGCCGAAAAAAAGTATTATTTATTCCCTTATAGCGTTGTTCCTAATTTCCGGGATATATCTTAATACGTTGCCATTAAATTATAAAGACAGTATTATCCTTGCTTATTTACATCTTCCTATATTTTTATGGATCTTGTCAGGACTTGCGTTTACAGGAAATGAATATTCAAAAGGTAGTACAAGATTAGCTTATATTAAATTTAATTTGGAATATGCCCTTCTCTACGCGAGCATGGCAGTTAGCGGAATGATTCTAGCAGTATTCACCATGCGTTTATTTAGCTTTGTTGACTTGGATATAGGAGAATTCTATTTTAGTAATGTTGTGTTATTTGGTGCTGCTGCTCTTGCTATTGTGGCTGCATATTTAGTATCAATGAATCTTAAACTTGCTAAAAATATTACACCATACATATCTAAAATTTTTAGTCCTCTCGTCCTGATTACGTTGCTAATCTATCTTATAACGGTTATATGGGTCGGGAAAAATCCTTTCTTGGACCGCAATTTCTTAATGGCCTTCAACGGAATACTCCTTGGCGTGTTGGCCGTTACCATATTTTCTATCGTTGAGAGTGATTCGGATGAGAAAAAGAACATTTCAGATTATATAAATTTTGCCTTAATTGTTCTGGCGCTTATTATTGACACTGTGGCTTTGTCAGCTATCGTATTCAGACTTTCTTCTTACGGGATTACACCTAATAGACTTGCTGTTTTAGGGGTAAACATACTGATCTGGGCAAATTTAATTTGGATTATGTTTTCCTATATGCGTTTCTTGCAAAACAAATCAGGACCGACAGCTATCCAAGATGCCGTTACGAAGTATTTGCCAATCTACGGACTTTGGGCAGCTTTCGTTATATTTACGTTTCCAATAATTTTTAATTAG
- a CDS encoding SH3 domain-containing protein, producing the protein MKKILASVAVASVTGSVFISTAQAKNTVIQKEAKHEKPTDVVKYENQVTVNTNALRVRTQPNTSSTIMGRVYEGEVLQVIGEENSWLKINHKGKTGYVSSEFVSENSVSAKTNVSMSRSKTVIANVLRVRTQPNTSSAIMGRVYEGKALQVIGEENGWLKIKHNGKVGYVSSQFVIDGTSNGSDKNNGKVQVASGNYKVNVSSLRVRTGPSTSHTILGSVHKGQIVQVTGEVQDWVKINYSGQTAYISKDYISKNDFNANVDQTNEQQKNITVQTDGTYIVDATSLRVRTGPATYHSVIGGVLNGRILQVTGVENGWLKINHNGRTGYVSSEYVKFVKGNTPSKPETSNPSTGATVGDYYVNVNVLNVRSGAGTNYDVIGALSKGIKVQVLFEQNGWGKINYNGKTGYVSSKFLSKTSETDAEKQRQSQEVNKTNDFIQPAAGRYTSRFEKRGGKMHHGLDIAASGTVPVVAAAEGVITRSYYSTSYGNVVFISHNINGQTYTTVYAHLKSRSVSAGQKVKQGQQLGIMGNTGQSEGQHLHFEIHKGEWNAQKSNAMDPKIYID; encoded by the coding sequence ATGAAAAAGATTTTAGCTAGTGTAGCAGTAGCTTCTGTTACAGGAAGTGTATTTATTAGTACTGCTCAAGCGAAAAATACCGTTATACAAAAAGAAGCAAAGCATGAGAAACCTACTGATGTAGTAAAATATGAAAATCAAGTAACAGTAAATACAAATGCTCTACGTGTCCGCACACAACCAAATACGTCTAGTACAATAATGGGACGCGTGTATGAAGGAGAAGTTTTACAAGTTATTGGAGAAGAAAACAGTTGGCTGAAAATTAATCATAAAGGAAAAACTGGCTATGTAAGTAGTGAATTTGTTTCGGAAAATAGTGTATCAGCGAAGACGAATGTAAGCATGAGTCGTAGTAAAACTGTAATCGCTAATGTATTACGTGTGCGCACACAGCCAAATACGTCTAGTGCAATAATGGGGCGCGTGTATGAAGGGAAAGCTTTACAAGTTATTGGAGAAGAAAACGGTTGGTTGAAAATTAAACATAATGGAAAAGTAGGTTATGTAAGCAGTCAATTTGTAATAGACGGTACCTCAAATGGAAGTGACAAGAACAATGGAAAAGTTCAAGTAGCGAGTGGGAATTACAAAGTTAATGTATCTTCCCTCCGCGTGCGTACAGGTCCAAGTACTTCCCATACGATTTTAGGCTCTGTACATAAAGGGCAAATTGTTCAAGTAACTGGTGAAGTTCAAGATTGGGTCAAAATTAACTATAGTGGACAAACTGCTTATATTAGTAAAGATTACATTTCAAAGAATGATTTTAATGCAAATGTAGACCAAACGAATGAACAACAAAAGAATATTACGGTTCAAACTGATGGTACATATATTGTAGACGCTACTTCTTTACGTGTGCGTACAGGCCCTGCTACTTACCATAGTGTAATTGGTGGTGTATTAAACGGACGAATATTGCAAGTAACTGGCGTTGAAAATGGTTGGTTGAAAATTAATCATAATGGAAGAACTGGTTATGTAAGTAGTGAATATGTAAAATTCGTAAAAGGAAATACGCCATCAAAACCTGAAACTAGTAATCCGTCTACTGGAGCAACAGTTGGTGACTACTATGTTAACGTAAACGTGTTAAATGTAAGAAGCGGCGCTGGTACAAATTATGATGTAATCGGTGCATTATCAAAAGGAATAAAAGTACAGGTTCTATTTGAACAAAATGGCTGGGGGAAAATTAATTACAACGGTAAAACTGGTTATGTATCAAGTAAATTTTTATCAAAAACAAGTGAGACTGATGCAGAGAAGCAGCGGCAATCCCAGGAGGTAAATAAAACAAATGACTTTATTCAACCAGCTGCAGGAAGATATACTTCTAGATTTGAAAAACGTGGTGGGAAAATGCATCACGGATTAGATATTGCTGCTTCAGGTACAGTGCCGGTTGTTGCTGCCGCAGAGGGTGTAATCACTCGCTCTTATTATTCTACAAGCTATGGTAATGTTGTGTTTATTTCTCACAATATTAACGGACAAACATATACGACTGTATATGCTCATTTAAAGAGCCGTTCTGTTTCTGCTGGTCAAAAAGTGAAGCAAGGACAACAACTTGGCATAATGGGGAATACAGGACAATCTGAAGGACAGCACTTACATTTTGAAATTCATAAAGGTGAATGGAATGCACAGAAGAGCAATGCTATGGATCCAAAAATATACATTGATTAA
- a CDS encoding DUF896 domain-containing protein, whose translation MKNTLFRINELSKKEKATGLTVDEKQEQQMLRQNYTQTFRGSLDSILLNTKIVDQNGLNVTPAALQDAQIRLKLSK comes from the coding sequence ATGAAAAACACTTTATTCCGTATTAACGAATTATCAAAAAAAGAAAAAGCAACTGGATTAACAGTTGATGAAAAACAAGAACAACAAATGTTGCGTCAAAACTATACACAAACATTTCGTGGAAGCTTAGATTCCATTTTATTAAACACAAAAATTGTTGATCAAAATGGTCTTAACGTTACACCAGCTGCATTACAAGATGCTCAAATACGTTTAAAATTAAGCAAATGA
- a CDS encoding cytidine deaminase, translating to MDKKKYIEEANKMLSKAYIPYSKFPVGAALVTKEGKIYTGCNIENASYGLCNCAERTAIFKAVSEGERDFSYLVITGETDGPISPCGACRQVIAEFCDPKMPVLLTNVKGDEKEVTVEQLLPGAFTNDDLK from the coding sequence ATGGATAAGAAAAAATATATTGAAGAAGCAAATAAGATGTTGTCGAAAGCATATATTCCGTATTCAAAATTTCCTGTTGGGGCAGCATTAGTTACGAAAGAAGGTAAAATCTATACTGGTTGTAATATAGAAAATGCTTCTTACGGTTTATGTAACTGTGCAGAAAGAACAGCAATCTTTAAAGCAGTATCAGAAGGTGAGCGCGACTTTAGTTACTTAGTTATTACAGGAGAAACGGACGGACCAATTTCACCATGTGGTGCTTGTAGACAAGTAATTGCTGAATTCTGTGATCCGAAAATGCCTGTATTACTAACGAATGTAAAAGGCGATGAAAAAGAAGTGACTGTTGAGCAGTTACTGCCAGGTGCTTTTACAAATGACGATTTAAAATAA